In Calonectris borealis chromosome 20, bCalBor7.hap1.2, whole genome shotgun sequence, a genomic segment contains:
- the TEKT3 gene encoding tektin-3, whose translation MELVGSPLTATYAHPRSTPTKFLPAISTMASSYKNRFPYYPLPQSFSLPWMPSTYYKTAAINPTLAPFSKSSQGLMPSKMLPFVSNRTTLFTRYTPDDWYRSNLTNYKESETSRHNAECLRVDTTRMIQDKYQQTKKTQVESTKNLGERVNDIEFWKSELCRELDEMIGETNALTDMKKRLERALAETEAPLQVAQECLLHREKRMGIDLVHDDVEKQLFTEVDVIRSCQERMQRYLDKAKAQLASNRAAQHELERDLVNKQAAHRIDDKCHHLRNTSDGISYYRGVERVDATISVPESWAKFTDDNILRSQSERAASAKLRDNIENLLVVTANEMWRQFNGVNVAFTNRIAETADAKSKIQTHLAKTLQEIFQIEMNIEAIRKAIRDKGPPLKVAQTRLDERTRRPNVELCRDPAQLRLVNEVHEIDETIQSLQQRLRDAEDTLQMLVHAKSVLEHDLAVKANSLFIDQEKCMGMRKTFPSTARLVGYV comes from the exons ATGGAGTTGGTTGGCTCTCCCTTAACAGCAACGTATGCCCATCCAAGATCAACACCTACCAAGTTTCTGCCTGCCATCAGCACCATGGCTTCAAGCTATAAGAACCGTTTTCCTTACTACCCCTTGCCTCAGAGCTTCAGCCTCCCCTGGATGCCCAGCACCTACTATAAAACAGCTGCCATCAACCCAACTTTGGCTCCCTTTTCCAAAAGCTCCCAGGGGTTAATGCCCAGCAAGAtgcttccttttgtttccaaCAGAACAACCCTATTCACCCGGTACACCCCTGACGACTGGTACAGGTCCAACCTGACCAACTACAAAGAGTCGGAGACTTCCCGGCACAATGCAGAGTGTCTGAGAGTCGATACCACCCGCATGATTCAGGATAAATATCAGCagacaaagaaaacacaagtagAAAGCACCAAAAACCTGGGAGAACGTGTCAATGATATTGAATTTTGGAAATCGGAGCTCTGCCGTGAGCTGGATGAGATGATCGGGGAGACCAACGCACTCACAGACATGAAGAAAAGACTGGAAAGAGCCTTGGCTGAGACGGAGGCCCCTCTCCAG GTTGCTCAGGAGTGCTTGCTTCACCGGGAGAAGAGAATGGGCATCGACCTAGTCCATGACGACGTGGAGAAACAGCTCTTCACG GAAGTCGACGTCATCAGGTCGTGCCAGGAGAGGATGCAGCGGTACCTGGATAAGGCGAAAGCCCAGCTCGC GTCCAACAGGGCGGCCCAGCACGAGCTGGAGAGGGACCTGGTCAACAAGCAGGCGGCCCACCGCATCGACGACAAGTGCCACCACCTGAGGAACACCTCCGACGGCATCAGCTACTACCGAGGGGTGGAGCGGGTCGATGCCAC GATCTCGGTGCCGGAGTCGTGGGCCAAGTTCACGGACGACAACATCCTCCGCTCCCAGAGCGAACGGGCAGCCTCCGCCAAGCTGCGGGACAACATCGAAAACCTGCTGGTGGTGACGGCCAACGAGATGTGGCGCCAGTTCAACGGGGTGAACGTCGCCTTCACCAACCGCATCGCCGAGACAGCCGACGCCAAGAGCAAGATTCAGACCCACCTGGCCAAG ACGCTGCAGGAAATCTTCCAGATTGAGATGAACATAGAAGCCATCCGAAAAGCCATTAGGGACAAAGGGCCTCCGTTAAAAGTGGCTCAGACCCGGCTGGACGAGCGCACACGGAGACCAAACGTGGAGCTGTGCCGGGACCCTGCCCAGCTCCG CCTCGTCAACGAGGTCCACGAAATCGATGAGACGATCCAGAGCCTTCAGCAGCGGCTGAGGGACGCCGAGGACACGCTGCAAATGCTGGTTCATGCCAAGTCGGTCTTGGAGCATGACCTGGCCGTCAAAGCCAACTCGCTCTTCATCGACCAGGAGAAGTGCATGGGGATGCGCAAGACCTTTCCCAGCACTGCGCGGCTGGTGGGTTACGTTTAG